In Oryzihumus leptocrescens, the following are encoded in one genomic region:
- a CDS encoding glycosyltransferase 87 family protein, with product MVYSVHALASLYGRPEALRFEDLHVYTGSLNFLREGRNPYDFQASNGDPFTYPPAALLLFLPLMLLDLPQAELVWTVVTFILTGLLAWVTMRALRSALRLSVGVPLVTLVLLWSAPLQSNLRFGQVSILIVLLCAVDLFRRVPGKLSGLLIGVAAAVKLTPLIFIAWLLFCRRWREAAVAMTAFVGSSVVAAVLWPAVSERYWLHDVAVIGRIGDLSLGGNQSLQGVLLRSGATEPATLHALWVALSICIAILSFYRARVIALESRVLATCVIGCAGLLVSPVSWSHHQVWTVLAGVAMLTQTGRLVRSGGAVTLVLMLLSPSQLPGYGAVGLTWLWQNGRALIEVVIAALLPLRPRQPLEEGPGRRPADYGHETTTPEGAAGRMSELHVGL from the coding sequence GTGGTCTATTCGGTGCATGCCCTGGCCTCGCTCTATGGACGACCGGAGGCTCTGCGCTTTGAGGACTTACATGTCTATACGGGCAGTTTGAACTTCTTACGCGAGGGCCGGAACCCTTACGACTTCCAGGCCAGTAACGGAGACCCGTTCACGTATCCCCCTGCGGCTCTGCTCCTGTTCCTGCCACTGATGCTGTTGGATCTGCCGCAGGCGGAGCTGGTGTGGACAGTAGTGACATTCATCCTGACTGGTCTCCTCGCATGGGTGACGATGCGAGCTCTCCGGTCGGCTCTGCGCCTGTCCGTGGGGGTTCCGCTGGTAACTCTCGTGCTGTTGTGGAGCGCACCGCTTCAAAGCAATTTGCGCTTCGGGCAGGTGAGCATCCTGATCGTCTTGCTGTGCGCGGTGGATCTGTTCCGGCGTGTGCCGGGGAAGCTCTCGGGCCTCCTCATCGGGGTGGCGGCGGCGGTAAAACTCACGCCGCTGATCTTCATCGCTTGGCTGCTGTTCTGCCGCCGGTGGCGTGAGGCTGCGGTGGCGATGACAGCGTTCGTCGGCTCGTCGGTCGTGGCCGCAGTGCTCTGGCCGGCCGTATCGGAGCGGTACTGGCTTCATGACGTGGCAGTGATCGGGCGAATTGGAGACCTTAGTTTGGGGGGAAACCAATCCTTGCAGGGCGTTCTCCTGCGAAGTGGCGCCACGGAACCCGCCACACTCCATGCGCTCTGGGTCGCCCTGTCCATCTGCATCGCAATCTTGTCGTTCTACCGGGCACGTGTGATCGCCTTGGAGAGCAGAGTCCTGGCCACATGCGTCATTGGTTGTGCCGGGTTACTCGTTTCACCGGTGTCGTGGAGTCATCACCAGGTCTGGACCGTACTCGCAGGCGTCGCAATGCTTACTCAGACCGGCCGATTGGTGCGCTCCGGGGGTGCCGTGACGCTGGTCCTGATGTTGCTGTCACCGTCACAGCTGCCCGGGTACGGCGCGGTTGGACTCACATGGCTATGGCAGAACGGTCGAGCGCTCATCGAGGTTGTGATTGCCGCGCTACTTCCTTTGCGGCCGCGGCAGCCTCTTGAGGAGGGTCCTGGCCGTCGCCCTGCCGATTATGGCCATGAGACTACAACGCCAGAAGGTGCCGCGGGACGGATGAGTGAACTGCACGTTGGCCTATAG
- a CDS encoding PH domain-containing protein has product MTHYANGSGSSLPRSWGPAPATRGLLWLVLIVCAGAVVLFMLWGLVLPPPDGDRLGSLAMAGMPAFCALLTWRFGLHPLVTATVEGITVRNPLGTRRLVWSEIRAIRAGYSGLEIHRTDGGVTTAWAVQQTNLSGWLRRRTRAQGVAAELTRLFELHGAG; this is encoded by the coding sequence ATGACCCACTACGCAAACGGCTCAGGATCGTCATTGCCTCGGTCCTGGGGTCCTGCCCCGGCAACTCGAGGCCTGCTGTGGCTGGTCCTCATCGTCTGTGCCGGCGCGGTGGTGCTGTTCATGCTGTGGGGGCTGGTATTGCCGCCGCCCGATGGTGACCGCCTAGGCAGCCTCGCGATGGCCGGCATGCCCGCTTTTTGTGCGTTGCTGACCTGGCGCTTTGGGCTTCATCCCCTCGTGACCGCCACAGTCGAAGGGATCACGGTGAGGAATCCGCTCGGCACAAGGCGGCTGGTGTGGTCCGAAATCCGAGCGATACGTGCGGGGTACAGCGGTTTGGAGATCCACCGCACCGACGGCGGGGTCACTACTGCGTGGGCGGTGCAGCAAACCAACCTGTCCGGCTGGTTGCGGCGGCGAACGAGGGCCCAAGGGGTGGCGGCAGAACTCACGCGCTTGTTCGAGCTGCATGGCGCTGGGTAG
- a CDS encoding SRPBCC family protein — MPVDVLTDVVISRPRDAVAAYAGDPTNAPEWYANIRSVEWRTPPPFAVGSQMDFVAHFLGRRLAYTYELVELTPGERLVMRTAQGPFPMETTYEWEPIGDAATRMRLRNRGKPSGFSHLVAPFMARAVRRANRKDLARLKEILESAGA, encoded by the coding sequence ATGCCCGTAGACGTTCTCACCGATGTCGTGATCAGCCGTCCGCGTGACGCGGTCGCGGCCTATGCCGGCGACCCCACCAACGCGCCCGAGTGGTACGCGAACATCCGCTCCGTCGAGTGGCGCACACCTCCGCCGTTCGCCGTCGGATCGCAGATGGACTTCGTCGCGCACTTCCTCGGCCGACGGCTCGCCTACACCTACGAACTCGTCGAGCTGACGCCGGGCGAGCGGCTCGTCATGCGGACCGCACAGGGGCCGTTCCCGATGGAGACGACCTACGAGTGGGAGCCGATCGGCGATGCTGCCACCCGCATGAGGCTACGGAACCGCGGGAAGCCGTCGGGGTTCTCCCATCTGGTCGCGCCCTTCATGGCGAGAGCCGTCCGGCGCGCTAACCGCAAGGACCTGGCGAGGCTCAAGGAGATCCTCGAGAGCGCGGGCGCCTAG
- a CDS encoding trypsin-like serine protease: MRVSFGRWLLAMIALLSTAFYVAAPSAAAAPSSRPLADTARDLTAHGDGLGRAEFAGTWVTSGGSGQVVAAYTGRVAEHAAAVHRKYPNVPVQVVSRARSLDQLQQVVTQLYADRGPSSGEGHFVSAAVDVPGNVVEYGVANLTPEISQQVARKYGDAVRVVEKHVGFASTNPGGSYIQDAQWACTAAFNFYENPTSAPFYNSQMSFLTAGHCFDGSSAVQTPSNHDGNVTSREFNSCSGPCAADVEEVFVGSGLADVNPPTPTNRLTNNQAITANDLGPYVVGEQECKLGETSGYSCGTVTQTGATICYSDPNAVSDACFSGMLIVSQDYCHGDSGGPVFSGATAKGLVSGRQWTGSTEPACGHAVGIMSTMYGVSRYYDLSRMDVG, encoded by the coding sequence TTGCGCGTTTCCTTCGGTCGATGGCTGCTGGCCATGATCGCTTTACTCTCGACGGCTTTCTACGTGGCTGCGCCTTCCGCGGCAGCTGCACCCAGCTCACGGCCGCTGGCCGATACGGCACGAGACCTCACTGCGCACGGGGACGGCCTGGGGCGGGCAGAGTTCGCCGGCACGTGGGTCACATCCGGCGGTTCGGGGCAGGTCGTCGCGGCGTACACCGGCCGCGTGGCTGAGCACGCGGCTGCGGTCCACCGGAAGTATCCGAACGTTCCCGTTCAGGTGGTCTCCCGGGCCCGTTCTCTGGATCAGCTGCAGCAGGTAGTCACGCAACTGTACGCAGACCGCGGCCCCTCCAGCGGCGAGGGACACTTCGTCAGCGCCGCCGTGGACGTTCCCGGAAACGTGGTCGAGTACGGCGTGGCCAACCTGACCCCCGAGATCAGCCAGCAGGTCGCCAGGAAGTACGGCGACGCAGTTCGGGTCGTGGAAAAGCATGTCGGGTTCGCCTCGACCAACCCCGGCGGCAGTTACATCCAAGACGCCCAATGGGCGTGTACCGCGGCGTTCAACTTCTACGAGAACCCGACCAGCGCCCCGTTCTACAACTCGCAGATGTCGTTCCTGACCGCCGGACACTGCTTCGATGGGTCATCGGCTGTTCAAACGCCGAGCAACCACGACGGCAACGTCACCTCCCGAGAGTTCAACTCGTGTAGCGGGCCGTGCGCCGCGGACGTGGAGGAAGTGTTCGTCGGCAGCGGCCTCGCGGACGTCAACCCGCCAACGCCGACCAACCGGCTGACGAACAACCAGGCGATCACCGCCAACGATCTCGGCCCCTACGTCGTAGGTGAGCAGGAGTGCAAACTGGGCGAGACATCCGGCTACAGCTGCGGCACGGTGACCCAGACCGGCGCGACCATCTGCTACTCCGACCCGAATGCAGTGAGCGACGCGTGCTTCTCCGGCATGCTGATCGTGAGCCAGGACTACTGCCACGGCGACAGCGGCGGCCCCGTGTTTTCAGGCGCGACCGCGAAGGGTCTGGTCTCCGGGCGACAGTGGACCGGCTCAACGGAACCGGCGTGCGGACATGCCGTCGGTATCATGTCGACGATGTACGGGGTCTCCCGGTACTACGACCTGTCGAGGATGGATGTTGGCTGA
- a CDS encoding class I SAM-dependent methyltransferase: protein MDEPRHPELLGIGAFPAEQHGVVQVGARLNGRVLEVGAGTGRATLPLVRGGARVEVVEPSKDMLRILASRLEPEGLRSQCDLRQATFENVDSAQTYDLIIAAKSFHWADPATRWPRFTSLHRTDGRAYLSWNGWHLAPRAHDVDAVRALYTDCGHGLQPDLEDHRADVSWAESEIEAEPALGLVDARTYEWPWRLPVENFLALLMTTSQYSVTAAGLCEPLLDSLRELLGHQVTSTERRAFCKSPPPTRSPAPQRGGADPSADERAHRTNAAPRQFRTSFFAARADTAATAVSRSEGRRRRAPAEAGSGSCQ from the coding sequence ATGGATGAACCGCGGCACCCCGAGCTCCTCGGCATAGGCGCGTTCCCAGCGGAACAGCATGGAGTCGTACAGGTCGGTGCGCGCCTAAACGGCCGCGTGCTCGAAGTCGGAGCGGGCACGGGACGTGCGACATTGCCTCTTGTGAGGGGCGGAGCCAGGGTCGAGGTCGTCGAGCCGTCCAAGGACATGTTGCGCATCCTCGCCAGTCGCCTCGAACCAGAAGGGCTCAGAAGCCAGTGCGATCTGCGGCAGGCGACATTCGAGAACGTTGATTCGGCCCAGACGTATGACCTGATCATCGCCGCTAAGTCGTTTCATTGGGCGGACCCAGCCACACGCTGGCCTCGCTTTACGTCGCTTCACCGTACCGATGGACGGGCTTACCTCTCCTGGAACGGTTGGCACCTCGCCCCGCGGGCGCACGACGTCGACGCGGTCCGAGCTCTGTACACCGACTGCGGCCACGGGCTCCAGCCAGACCTGGAGGATCATCGGGCGGACGTCAGTTGGGCAGAGTCCGAAATCGAAGCAGAACCAGCCCTCGGACTCGTAGATGCCCGAACCTACGAGTGGCCCTGGCGCCTGCCGGTTGAGAACTTCCTCGCCCTCCTGATGACGACGTCGCAGTATTCGGTCACCGCCGCTGGCCTCTGCGAGCCGCTACTGGACTCGCTACGTGAACTCCTCGGCCACCAGGTCACCTCAACGGAACGACGCGCCTTCTGCAAGTCGCCGCCACCGACCCGCTCGCCAGCCCCTCAACGCGGTGGGGCAGACCCGTCCGCCGATGAGCGAGCGCATCGAACGAACGCCGCACCTCGGCAGTTCAGGACGTCATTCTTCGCGGCACGAGCCGATACCGCAGCGACTGCAGTCAGCCGCAGCGAAGGGCGCCGCCGTCGGGCACCAGCGGAAGCAGGGTCCGGGTCGTGTCAGTGA
- a CDS encoding VOC family protein: protein MIGHLEKTVIDCPDPRALAGFYCQVLGMRVNEDIEGWVVIGSAPGSRQLAFQRVTPWVPPRWPDPTHPQQMHLDIRVIDPDEAERRLVAAGATRLPAARETGFRVFTDPVGHPFCIVFGGSHSD from the coding sequence GTGATCGGACACCTCGAGAAGACCGTCATCGACTGCCCAGACCCGCGTGCCCTGGCAGGCTTTTACTGCCAGGTCTTGGGTATGAGGGTCAACGAAGACATTGAAGGATGGGTCGTCATCGGCTCAGCGCCCGGTTCGCGGCAGTTGGCGTTCCAGCGGGTGACTCCGTGGGTGCCACCGCGCTGGCCAGATCCCACGCATCCCCAACAGATGCACCTCGACATCCGAGTGATTGATCCGGATGAAGCCGAGCGGCGCCTCGTCGCCGCAGGCGCCACCCGTCTGCCCGCGGCGCGCGAGACGGGTTTTCGCGTTTTCACAGACCCGGTGGGCCACCCGTTCTGCATCGTGTTCGGTGGCTCTCACAGCGATTGA
- a CDS encoding VOC family protein: protein MRHTEVGQPFVDAEGSNVLATSDMIAFAPTTDLARARSFYESTLGLPIVDENAYACVFDAHGTMLRITAVAEVAHPGYTVLGWRVTDMSEAVSGLESLGVVFALYDGMEQDAHGVWTTPNGDRIAWFTDPDGNVLSLTEFR, encoded by the coding sequence GTGCGCCACACTGAGGTCGGCCAGCCTTTCGTCGACGCTGAGGGGTCCAATGTGTTAGCAACCAGCGACATGATTGCCTTCGCTCCGACCACGGACCTGGCCAGGGCACGTTCGTTCTACGAGTCCACTCTTGGGCTCCCCATCGTGGATGAGAACGCGTACGCTTGCGTGTTCGATGCCCACGGAACGATGCTGCGCATCACCGCCGTAGCGGAGGTAGCCCACCCCGGCTACACGGTGCTCGGCTGGCGTGTCACAGATATGAGCGAGGCCGTCAGCGGACTCGAATCCCTCGGCGTCGTGTTCGCCCTTTACGACGGCATGGAGCAGGACGCTCACGGCGTGTGGACGACTCCGAACGGCGATCGCATCGCGTGGTTCACCGATCCCGACGGAAACGTTCTGTCTCTCACCGAGTTCAGATAG
- a CDS encoding YunG family protein — protein MRTLFRARYVGGRWNGSVVAITADELRPYFRSAWGADTCYPDSREEWTPLNPARDQCGMTALVVQDVLGGDLIIGEVHVGGVHVGHHYWNQLPEGSEVDLTADQFRPDEEVVAGRVVARPPDAPRRHREQYALLRGRVFAALAADARA, from the coding sequence GTGCGGACGCTGTTCCGTGCGAGGTATGTCGGCGGCAGGTGGAATGGTTCTGTTGTGGCGATCACGGCTGATGAGCTTCGTCCATACTTCCGCTCGGCTTGGGGCGCCGATACCTGCTACCCGGACAGCCGAGAGGAGTGGACTCCCCTGAACCCAGCCCGCGACCAGTGCGGCATGACGGCGCTGGTCGTGCAGGATGTCCTCGGCGGTGACTTGATCATCGGCGAGGTCCACGTCGGCGGCGTCCACGTCGGCCATCACTACTGGAACCAACTTCCGGAGGGTTCTGAGGTGGACCTCACCGCGGATCAGTTTCGACCAGACGAGGAGGTTGTGGCCGGCAGGGTGGTCGCTCGACCGCCTGACGCTCCGCGTCGTCACCGCGAGCAGTACGCGCTCCTGCGCGGGCGAGTCTTCGCAGCTCTAGCCGCCGATGCACGGGCCTGA